From one Streptomyces chromofuscus genomic stretch:
- a CDS encoding heavy metal translocating P-type ATPase, which yields MSTRPAVVMTTDLTVGGMTCAACVQRVEKRLAGLDGVTATVNLATGRARVTHPPHIRPEELAATVEKAGYTAAPAAPPGDGEPGAGDGPERDRLVVTALLAVPVLVLSMTPALQFRNWQWLCFVLAAPVVVWGAWPFHARALRGLRHSASTMDTLVSLGVLASFAWSAYALFLGGAGVPGMRMPFSLLPSASDGVAYVYLEAAVAVPLFVLGGRFLEARARRGTGAALRALAGLAAKDVSVRDDDGGETLTPIERLTVGQVFVVRPGERVATDGEVVEGSSAVDLALVTGESEPVEVGPGSTVVGGAVNAGGLLFVRATAVGADTRLARITELVTEAQTGKAKAQRLADAVAGVFVPVVLTLAVTVLGFWLGAGADPQAAITASVAVLVVACPCALGLATPTALMAATGRGAQLGVLVTGPQALEGLRHIDTVVLDKTGTLTSGRMTVAQVTTLPGGLGQEAVLRLAGAVEQGSEHPLGRAVVARAGRPLPEVRDFVAEAGRGVRGRVEGRLVEVVACEGELPDVLARARQAAEAAARTPVLVRVDGTAEAVIEAGDAVRPGSYRAVDRLRRLGVEPVLATGDSEAPAGAVATHLGITEVHARCTPEGKAGLVRRLKADGRRVAVVGDGVNDAAALAGADLGIAMGGGTDVAVGAADVTLVRGDIEALADAVRLARRTLGTIRANLVWAFGYNAVTLPLAMAGLLTPMLAAAAMSVSSLLVVGNSLRLRTWQPARGPRPAR from the coding sequence ATGAGCACCCGACCCGCCGTCGTCATGACGACCGACCTCACCGTCGGCGGAATGACCTGCGCGGCCTGCGTGCAGCGGGTGGAGAAGCGCCTGGCCGGGCTGGACGGGGTCACCGCCACCGTCAACCTGGCCACCGGCCGTGCCCGGGTGACCCACCCGCCGCACATCCGCCCCGAGGAACTGGCCGCCACGGTGGAGAAGGCCGGCTACACGGCCGCCCCGGCCGCCCCGCCCGGAGACGGCGAACCCGGCGCCGGGGACGGCCCCGAGCGCGACCGGCTCGTGGTGACGGCGCTGCTCGCGGTGCCCGTGCTGGTGCTGTCGATGACGCCCGCGCTGCAGTTCCGCAACTGGCAGTGGCTCTGCTTCGTCCTTGCCGCACCGGTCGTCGTGTGGGGCGCGTGGCCGTTCCACGCACGCGCCCTGCGCGGGCTGCGGCACTCGGCGTCGACCATGGACACCCTGGTCTCGCTGGGCGTCCTGGCGTCGTTCGCCTGGTCGGCGTACGCGCTCTTCCTCGGCGGCGCGGGGGTGCCCGGCATGCGGATGCCGTTCAGCCTGCTGCCGTCCGCCTCGGACGGTGTCGCGTACGTCTACCTCGAAGCGGCCGTCGCCGTACCGCTGTTCGTGCTGGGGGGCCGCTTCCTGGAGGCGCGGGCCCGGCGCGGCACCGGCGCGGCGCTGCGCGCACTGGCGGGGCTGGCCGCCAAGGACGTGTCCGTGCGGGACGACGACGGCGGCGAGACGCTCACCCCGATCGAGCGGTTGACCGTCGGTCAGGTCTTCGTCGTCCGTCCCGGCGAGCGGGTCGCCACCGACGGCGAGGTGGTGGAGGGCAGTTCCGCCGTCGACCTCGCCCTTGTCACCGGGGAGAGCGAACCCGTCGAGGTCGGGCCGGGCTCGACGGTGGTCGGAGGGGCGGTGAACGCCGGCGGGCTGCTGTTCGTCCGGGCCACGGCCGTCGGGGCCGACACCCGGCTCGCCCGCATCACCGAGCTGGTGACCGAGGCGCAGACGGGCAAGGCGAAGGCGCAGCGGCTCGCGGACGCCGTGGCCGGGGTCTTCGTGCCGGTGGTGCTGACACTCGCGGTGACGGTGCTGGGGTTCTGGCTGGGCGCGGGGGCCGATCCGCAGGCCGCGATCACCGCGTCCGTGGCCGTGCTGGTCGTGGCCTGCCCGTGCGCGCTGGGTCTCGCGACCCCCACCGCGCTGATGGCCGCCACCGGGCGCGGCGCCCAGCTCGGCGTACTGGTGACCGGGCCGCAGGCACTGGAGGGACTGCGGCACATCGACACCGTCGTCCTGGACAAGACCGGCACGCTCACCTCCGGGCGCATGACCGTCGCCCAGGTCACCACGCTGCCGGGCGGGCTGGGCCAGGAGGCCGTCCTGCGGCTGGCCGGCGCCGTGGAACAGGGCTCCGAGCATCCACTGGGCCGGGCGGTCGTCGCCCGCGCGGGACGACCGCTGCCCGAGGTGCGCGACTTCGTCGCCGAGGCCGGGCGGGGAGTGCGCGGCCGGGTCGAAGGCCGGCTGGTCGAAGTCGTCGCCTGCGAGGGCGAGTTGCCCGACGTGCTGGCCCGGGCGCGGCAGGCGGCCGAGGCCGCCGCGCGTACGCCGGTGCTGGTCCGGGTGGACGGCACGGCCGAGGCGGTCATCGAGGCCGGGGACGCCGTCCGGCCGGGCAGTTACCGCGCGGTCGACCGACTGCGCCGCCTCGGTGTCGAGCCCGTCCTGGCCACCGGCGACAGCGAGGCACCCGCGGGGGCCGTCGCGACGCACCTGGGCATCACCGAGGTGCACGCCCGCTGCACCCCCGAGGGCAAAGCCGGTCTCGTACGGCGGCTGAAGGCGGACGGACGCCGGGTGGCGGTGGTCGGCGACGGCGTGAACGACGCCGCCGCACTGGCCGGCGCCGACCTGGGCATCGCCATGGGCGGCGGCACCGACGTGGCCGTCGGGGCGGCGGACGTGACGCTGGTGCGCGGGGACATCGAGGCGCTGGCCGACGCGGTGCGGCTGGCCCGCCGGACGCTGGGCACCATCCGCGCCAACCTCGTGTGGGCCTTCGGCTACAACGCCGTGACGCTGCCGCTGGCCATGGCCGGGCTCCTCACCCCGATGCTCGCCGCCGCGGCGATGTCCGTCAGCTCGCTGCTGGTCGTCGGGAACAGCCTCCGGCTGCGCACCTGGCAGCCGGCGCGGGGACCGAGGCCGGCGCGATGA
- a CDS encoding sigma-70 family RNA polymerase sigma factor, producing MITPALPAVGERTETPEQTEEHDRTDAGGTRVADDSTTAWALAARAGDPVAVDRFVRALHRDVLRYVAHLCADPQAVDDLAQDTFLRALGSLHRFEGRSSARAWLLAIARRAVIDSYRYAAARPRLCDVPDWRLAVELAQPRDVPGFDDGIALLDLLGALPAERREAFVLTQVLGLPYAEAAALSGCPVGTVRSRVNRARATLVDLLAAADEPAALVA from the coding sequence TTGATCACTCCTGCCCTGCCCGCCGTAGGCGAGAGAACCGAGACCCCGGAGCAGACCGAGGAGCACGACCGGACCGACGCCGGGGGCACCCGGGTCGCCGACGACTCGACCACGGCCTGGGCGCTGGCCGCCCGCGCCGGCGACCCGGTCGCGGTCGACCGCTTCGTCCGGGCCCTGCACCGGGACGTCCTGCGGTACGTCGCCCATCTGTGCGCCGACCCGCAGGCCGTGGACGACCTGGCGCAGGACACGTTCCTGCGGGCGCTCGGCAGCCTGCACCGGTTCGAGGGCCGTTCCTCCGCGCGGGCCTGGCTGCTGGCGATCGCGCGGCGCGCGGTGATCGACAGCTACCGGTACGCCGCCGCCCGGCCGCGGCTGTGCGACGTCCCCGACTGGCGGCTGGCCGTGGAACTGGCCCAGCCGCGCGACGTACCCGGCTTCGACGACGGCATCGCGCTGCTCGACCTGCTGGGCGCGCTGCCCGCGGAACGCCGGGAGGCCTTCGTGCTCACCCAGGTGCTCGGGCTGCCGTACGCGGAGGCCGCCGCACTGAGCGGCTGCCCGGTCGGCACGGTCCGCTCCCGGGTGAACCGGGCCCGGGCCACCCTCGTCGACCTGCTCGCGGCGGCGGACGAGCCGGCCGCGCTGGTCGCCTGA
- a CDS encoding NUDIX hydrolase family protein produces the protein MSDMTETTPGWLTPDELESARARMPILYVEAVPVRVDDSGEVTSIGLLLRIGPDGTVSRTLVSGRVLHHERVRDALLRHLEKDLGPVALPRIPASLQPFTVAEYFPTQGITPYHDPRQHAVSLAYVVPVTGDCRPRQDALDLEWFSPQEAASPALQSEMPGGHGVLLMQALAHVGLAF, from the coding sequence ATGTCTGACATGACCGAGACCACGCCCGGTTGGCTGACGCCCGACGAGCTCGAGAGCGCGCGCGCCCGCATGCCGATCCTGTACGTCGAGGCAGTACCGGTACGCGTCGACGACAGCGGTGAAGTCACCAGTATTGGCCTGCTGTTGCGCATCGGACCGGACGGGACGGTCAGTCGCACCCTGGTCTCCGGCCGGGTCCTGCACCACGAGCGGGTCCGCGACGCCCTGCTGCGGCACCTGGAGAAGGACCTCGGTCCCGTGGCACTGCCCCGGATCCCGGCCTCGCTGCAGCCCTTCACGGTCGCCGAGTACTTCCCGACCCAGGGCATCACGCCGTACCACGACCCGCGTCAGCACGCGGTGTCCCTCGCCTACGTCGTGCCGGTGACCGGCGACTGCCGGCCCCGGCAGGACGCGCTGGACCTGGAGTGGTTCAGCCCGCAGGAGGCGGCCTCACCGGCGCTCCAGAGCGAGATGCCGGGCGGGCACGGGGTGCTGCTGATGCAGGCGCTGGCGCACGTGGGGCTGGCGTTCTGA
- a CDS encoding amidohydrolase family protein produces MGADGPLARTLAALPLVDHHCHGVVTAGLDRAGFESLLTEGAAWPGVSPFDTPVGVAVRRHCAPLLDLPRHAPAEEYVDRRAGLGAAEVNRRLLSAAGTEVFCVDTGFGPDGLTTAGQLAEAAGAGAVAYEVVRLEGVAEAVATAGVEPDEYAGVFESAAWAAVRRPGVVAVKSVAAYRTGFDLDPARPTDAEVTGAAGRWLARGGGRLADPVLMRHLLWTAVGLGLPLQLHTGFGDNDIRLHRSDPTHLTDWLHLTSGTVPVMLLHCWPYQRQAAYLAAVFEQVYLDVGLALHHVGPGRARAVLAEATEITPFRKLLYSSDAYGVAEFHLLGALAFRRGLAALLQERVDSDELSLPDALRIARWAGRDNARRVYRFTDDT; encoded by the coding sequence ATGGGCGCCGACGGACCGCTCGCACGGACGCTCGCCGCGCTGCCCCTCGTGGACCACCACTGCCACGGCGTCGTCACCGCCGGCCTCGACCGGGCGGGCTTCGAGTCGCTGCTCACCGAGGGTGCGGCCTGGCCCGGTGTCTCGCCGTTCGACACCCCCGTCGGTGTCGCCGTCCGCCGCCACTGCGCACCGCTGCTGGACCTGCCCCGGCACGCCCCGGCCGAGGAGTACGTGGACCGCCGGGCCGGGCTCGGCGCGGCCGAGGTGAACCGGCGGCTGCTGTCCGCCGCCGGGACCGAGGTGTTCTGCGTCGACACCGGGTTCGGCCCGGACGGCCTCACCACTGCGGGGCAGCTGGCCGAGGCGGCGGGTGCCGGCGCCGTCGCGTACGAGGTCGTACGCCTGGAAGGCGTCGCCGAGGCGGTGGCGACGGCCGGCGTCGAACCGGACGAGTACGCGGGGGTGTTCGAGTCGGCCGCGTGGGCGGCGGTGCGCCGGCCGGGGGTGGTGGCGGTGAAGTCGGTGGCCGCCTATCGCACCGGATTCGACCTGGACCCGGCCCGCCCGACGGACGCCGAGGTCACCGGGGCCGCCGGGCGCTGGCTGGCGCGCGGCGGCGGCCGGCTGGCCGACCCGGTGCTGATGCGGCACCTGCTGTGGACGGCGGTCGGCCTCGGGCTGCCCCTGCAACTGCACACCGGCTTCGGCGACAACGACATCCGGCTGCACCGCTCGGACCCCACCCACCTGACCGACTGGCTGCACCTGACGTCCGGGACGGTCCCGGTCATGCTGCTGCACTGCTGGCCGTACCAGCGCCAGGCCGCCTATCTGGCGGCCGTGTTCGAGCAGGTGTACCTCGACGTCGGCCTCGCCCTGCACCACGTCGGTCCGGGCCGGGCACGGGCGGTACTGGCCGAGGCGACGGAGATCACGCCGTTCCGCAAACTGCTGTACAGCTCCGACGCCTACGGTGTGGCCGAGTTCCACCTGCTGGGCGCCCTGGCCTTCCGGCGAGGGCTGGCCGCGCTGCTCCAGGAACGGGTGGACTCGGACGAGCTGAGCCTGCCCGACGCGCTGCGGATCGCGCGGTGGGCGGGGCGGGACAACGCCCGCCGGGTCTACCGGTTCACCGACGACACCTGA
- a CDS encoding glutamine synthetase family protein: MTTLADPVPGGRPGDVERACALSGELAARGVHGVVLAYVDTAGIGRVKTIPTAKLPSAAAWGVGMSPVFDTFLADDSAVSTDVLGSPDGDLRLYPDLDQLTVLGAQPGWAWAPVDRITQDGEPHPGCTRTFLRRVVELAARRHRVAFRAAVEIEWAVGLGSAPAGEFVPAVSGPAYGAVRQVELSDCTADLLAACAAQGVDVEQVHPEYAAGQFEISVGALDPVAAADRSVLLRQTVRAVAQRHGLRVSFAPAVTGEGVGNGGHLHLSAWRDGVNLHSGGTRRHGMTADAESFAAGILGHLPGLMAVTAPSPASYLRLRPAQWAGVFTAWGLETRETAVRVVKGTAGLREHAANLEVKPVDLAANPYLALGCVLSAGLDGLAAGTALPEETTGDPARLGAEEAAARGVRRLPVSLEEAVAAFRADERVRAALGPVLADAVIAVRLGEIDAVAGLDDARVAAAYRWVY; encoded by the coding sequence ATGACGACCCTTGCCGACCCCGTGCCCGGCGGCCGTCCCGGTGACGTCGAGCGGGCCTGTGCGCTGAGCGGCGAACTGGCCGCGCGGGGGGTGCACGGGGTCGTCCTCGCGTACGTCGACACGGCGGGCATCGGCCGGGTGAAGACGATCCCGACGGCGAAACTCCCCTCGGCCGCGGCCTGGGGCGTCGGCATGTCACCGGTGTTCGACACCTTCCTGGCGGACGACTCCGCCGTCAGCACCGACGTGCTCGGCTCCCCGGACGGTGACCTGCGGCTCTACCCGGACCTCGACCAGCTGACCGTGCTCGGCGCACAGCCCGGCTGGGCCTGGGCCCCCGTGGACCGGATCACGCAGGACGGCGAGCCGCACCCCGGGTGTACCCGCACCTTCCTGCGCCGGGTCGTCGAGCTGGCGGCCCGGCGGCACCGGGTCGCCTTCCGGGCCGCCGTCGAGATCGAGTGGGCGGTCGGGCTGGGGTCGGCGCCCGCCGGGGAGTTCGTGCCGGCGGTGTCCGGACCGGCGTACGGCGCCGTCCGGCAGGTGGAGCTGAGCGACTGCACGGCCGACCTGCTGGCGGCGTGCGCGGCGCAGGGCGTGGACGTCGAGCAGGTCCATCCCGAGTACGCGGCCGGGCAGTTCGAGATCTCGGTGGGCGCGCTCGACCCGGTGGCGGCGGCCGACCGGAGCGTGCTGCTGCGGCAGACCGTCCGCGCGGTGGCCCAGCGGCACGGCCTGCGGGTCTCGTTCGCCCCGGCCGTGACCGGCGAGGGTGTCGGCAACGGCGGCCACCTGCACCTTTCCGCCTGGCGCGACGGCGTCAACCTGCACTCCGGCGGCACCCGCCGCCACGGCATGACGGCCGACGCCGAGTCCTTCGCGGCCGGGATCCTCGGCCATCTGCCGGGCCTCATGGCGGTGACCGCGCCCAGCCCTGCCAGCTATCTGCGGCTCAGGCCGGCGCAGTGGGCCGGCGTGTTCACCGCGTGGGGCCTCGAGACCCGGGAGACCGCCGTACGGGTGGTCAAGGGCACCGCCGGACTGCGCGAGCACGCCGCCAACCTGGAGGTCAAGCCCGTGGACCTGGCCGCCAACCCGTACCTCGCCCTCGGCTGCGTCCTCTCCGCCGGACTGGACGGCCTGGCGGCGGGCACCGCGCTGCCCGAGGAGACCACCGGCGACCCGGCGCGGCTGGGCGCCGAGGAGGCGGCGGCCCGCGGGGTGCGCCGGCTGCCGGTGTCGCTGGAGGAGGCCGTCGCCGCGTTCCGGGCGGACGAACGGGTGCGGGCGGCGCTGGGACCGGTGCTGGCGGACGCGGTGATCGCGGTACGGCTCGGGGAGATCGACGCCGTGGCCGGACTGGACGACGCGCGGGTGGCGGCGGCCTACCGCTGGGTGTACTGA
- a CDS encoding SAM-dependent methyltransferase, which yields MSEAPTPAEGPARLNTGVAHNARVWNYWIGGKDNYEVDHQVGDHVASMFPLIRDIARADRDFLGRAVSFLAKERGARQFLDIGTGLPTADNTHEIAQRIAPDSRIVYVDNDPIVLMHARTLLTGSPEGVTDYIDADVRDPDGILERAARTLDFTRPVAVMMLGILNFVLDTDEARDIVRRVMAAVPSGSFLVMTHPTHDAEVGGEGQIPAMEFWNENATPPVTARGGAEIASFFAGLQMLEPGLVSCSAWRAELHAPVVVPQYGAVAVKP from the coding sequence GTGAGCGAGGCCCCCACCCCGGCGGAGGGACCGGCACGCCTGAACACCGGTGTGGCCCACAACGCGCGGGTCTGGAACTACTGGATCGGCGGCAAGGACAACTACGAGGTCGACCACCAGGTCGGCGACCACGTCGCCTCGATGTTCCCGCTGATCCGGGACATCGCCCGCGCGGACCGCGACTTCCTGGGGCGGGCCGTGTCGTTCCTGGCCAAGGAGCGCGGGGCGCGGCAGTTCCTGGACATCGGCACCGGGCTGCCGACGGCGGACAACACGCACGAGATAGCGCAGCGCATCGCGCCCGACTCGCGGATCGTGTACGTCGACAACGACCCGATCGTGCTGATGCACGCCCGGACCCTGCTGACCGGCAGCCCCGAGGGCGTCACCGACTACATCGACGCCGACGTGCGCGACCCGGACGGCATCCTCGAACGCGCCGCGCGCACCCTGGACTTCACCCGCCCCGTCGCGGTGATGATGCTGGGCATCCTCAACTTCGTGCTGGACACCGACGAGGCCCGGGACATCGTCCGCCGGGTGATGGCCGCCGTCCCCTCGGGCAGCTTCCTGGTCATGACGCACCCCACGCACGACGCCGAGGTGGGCGGCGAGGGGCAGATCCCGGCCATGGAGTTCTGGAACGAGAACGCCACCCCGCCGGTCACCGCCCGCGGCGGCGCGGAGATCGCATCCTTCTTCGCAGGGCTCCAGATGCTGGAACCGGGCCTCGTGTCGTGTTCCGCGTGGCGCGCCGAGCTGCACGCTCCCGTCGTGGTACCGCAGTACGGCGCGGTGGCCGTGAAACCCTGA
- a CDS encoding Cof-type HAD-IIB family hydrolase, whose amino-acid sequence MPYSHETLPTPYDLPAAGTTDIRLVVTDMDGTLLDDDKRVPAGLWEVLERLRERGVLFSPASGRQYATLAREFARAAEGMVFIAENGTYVVRDGVELSSDPLDPADVADVVEAVRGLAADGVDVGAVVCGKRSAYVERADEPFLAEVRKYYVEHRAVDDVTAVDDDILKVALYDFGPAERTTAPALARFRATHQVVVSGEHWVDVMNRTANKGAAIRRLQRELGITPAQTMVFGDYLNDLEMLDTAEWSFAMANAHPEVVRRARHLAPANTDDGVLRTITRVLGLPATGG is encoded by the coding sequence ATGCCCTACTCGCACGAGACCCTGCCGACCCCGTACGACCTCCCGGCGGCCGGCACCACCGACATCCGGCTCGTCGTCACCGACATGGACGGCACGCTCCTCGACGACGACAAGCGCGTCCCGGCCGGACTGTGGGAGGTACTGGAGCGGCTGCGGGAGCGCGGCGTGCTGTTCAGCCCGGCGAGCGGCCGCCAGTACGCCACGCTCGCCCGGGAGTTCGCCCGGGCGGCCGAGGGCATGGTGTTCATCGCGGAGAACGGCACCTACGTGGTCCGCGACGGCGTGGAACTGAGCTCCGACCCGCTGGACCCGGCCGACGTCGCGGACGTCGTGGAGGCGGTGCGGGGGCTCGCGGCCGACGGCGTCGACGTGGGCGCCGTCGTCTGCGGCAAGCGCTCCGCGTACGTCGAACGCGCCGACGAGCCGTTCCTCGCCGAGGTGCGCAAGTACTACGTCGAGCACCGTGCGGTCGACGACGTCACCGCGGTCGACGACGACATCCTCAAGGTCGCCCTGTACGACTTCGGCCCCGCGGAGCGCACCACCGCCCCGGCCCTCGCCCGTTTCCGCGCCACCCACCAGGTCGTCGTCTCCGGCGAGCACTGGGTCGACGTCATGAACCGGACCGCGAACAAGGGCGCCGCGATCCGCCGCCTCCAGCGCGAGCTCGGGATCACGCCGGCGCAGACGATGGTGTTCGGCGACTACCTCAACGACCTGGAGATGCTCGACACGGCCGAGTGGTCCTTCGCCATGGCGAACGCCCACCCGGAGGTCGTCCGCCGCGCCCGCCACCTGGCCCCGGCCAACACGGACGACGGTGTGCTCCGCACGATCACGCGCGTGCTCGGACTGCCGGCCACGGGCGGCTGA
- a CDS encoding serine/threonine-protein kinase, with protein sequence MLIAGRYQLQDPIGRGAMGEVWRAYDETLGRPVAVKLLLPQDSDPTAASRFRLEAQTAGRLHHPYVVGVLDFGSYEDRLFLVMELVDGDSLARVLAETGPQPAERVARIASQAAAGLAAAHQQGIVHRDIKPANLLLDADGTLKIGDFGIARFLDDPAAALTATGQIVGTSLYLAPERALGRPAGPASDVYSLGCVLYQLLTGRPPFQADTPIAILHQHLDAAPVPPRQLGAQLPPAFESYLLGLLAKQPEHRPGAAQVADWFAGGAWQGRPEPLPATAPAPVAARRAPAPAPAAAMGGTGQATTYKLPSSGRSATRRRSRPGAREVLARPRVAGAAAAVGLFLAALIVGMVWFSPDDTAAEGSEKDAPGTTPTVTTTPSGSTSPTALSAETSPSPKAAPVSETAKDEKRERRRQADEEGDDEGED encoded by the coding sequence GTGCTCATAGCGGGCCGGTACCAGCTGCAGGATCCGATCGGGCGGGGCGCGATGGGAGAGGTCTGGCGGGCGTACGACGAGACGCTCGGCCGGCCGGTCGCGGTCAAGCTGCTGCTGCCCCAGGACTCCGACCCGACGGCCGCGTCACGCTTCCGTCTGGAGGCGCAGACAGCCGGGCGGCTGCATCATCCGTACGTGGTGGGCGTGCTGGACTTCGGCTCGTACGAGGACCGGCTGTTCCTGGTCATGGAGCTGGTCGACGGCGACAGCCTGGCCCGTGTGCTCGCCGAGACGGGCCCGCAGCCCGCGGAGCGCGTGGCGCGGATCGCCTCGCAGGCGGCCGCCGGGCTTGCCGCCGCGCACCAGCAGGGCATCGTGCACCGCGACATCAAACCGGCCAACCTGCTGCTGGACGCCGACGGCACGCTGAAGATCGGTGACTTCGGCATCGCCCGCTTCCTCGACGACCCGGCCGCCGCGCTCACCGCCACCGGCCAGATCGTCGGCACCAGCCTCTACCTGGCCCCGGAACGCGCGCTCGGCCGTCCCGCGGGGCCGGCCAGCGACGTGTACTCGCTGGGCTGCGTGCTGTACCAACTCCTCACCGGGCGGCCGCCGTTCCAGGCCGACACCCCCATCGCCATCCTCCACCAGCACCTCGACGCCGCCCCGGTCCCGCCCCGGCAGCTCGGCGCCCAACTCCCGCCCGCCTTCGAGAGCTACCTGCTGGGCCTGCTGGCCAAGCAGCCCGAGCACCGGCCCGGCGCCGCCCAGGTCGCCGACTGGTTCGCGGGGGGCGCCTGGCAGGGACGCCCCGAGCCGCTGCCCGCCACCGCGCCGGCGCCCGTCGCGGCACGTCGGGCGCCGGCGCCGGCGCCCGCGGCGGCGATGGGCGGGACGGGGCAGGCGACGACGTACAAGCTGCCGTCCTCCGGCAGGTCCGCGACGCGGCGCCGCAGCCGGCCGGGGGCGCGCGAGGTGCTCGCACGGCCGCGCGTAGCGGGCGCCGCCGCGGCGGTGGGACTGTTCCTGGCGGCGCTGATCGTCGGCATGGTGTGGTTCTCGCCCGACGACACCGCGGCGGAGGGTTCCGAGAAGGACGCCCCCGGCACCACGCCCACGGTCACCACCACCCCCAGCGGGTCGACGTCTCCGACCGCCCTGTCCGCCGAGACGTCACCCAGCCCCAAGGCGGCGCCGGTCAGCGAGACGGCCAAGGACGAGAAACGGGAACGGCGACGCCAGGCGGACGAGGAAGGCGACGACGAGGGCGAGGACTGA
- the htpG gene encoding molecular chaperone HtpG — protein sequence MSTETLEFQAEARQLLQLMVHSIYSNKDIFLRELISNASDALDKRRLAGLKDDRLRTDDLHVDIAADKDARTLTVRDNGIGMSRDDVVGLIGTIARSGTAETLRRLRENKEPAELIGQFGVGFYSVFMVADKVSLLTRKAGEETGVRWESDGDGTYTIETVEDVPEGTSVTVHLRPADEEDALHDYADEWKIREIVKRYSDFISYPIRMGDETLNSMKALWARPRSEVKDEEYREFYRHISHDWSEPLDIIRMRAEGTFEYEALLFLPARAPHDLFQRDARHGVQLYVKRVFIMDDSRELLPDHLRFVKGVVDAADLSLNISREILQQDRHIQMIRRRLAKKVLSTVKDLMRNDPEKYRTFWREFGRVVKEGLLGAPEDHKAILDIASFASTAGEEPTTLSEYVARMKDGQDKIYFMTGESRAQIENSPHMEAFRAKEYEVLLLTDPVDEIWVEAVRDFEGKEFQSVARGAVDLPSGEEVSQERSGAYAALLTWLNETLDDVKDVRLTTRLTSSPACLVNDAEGLTPTLEKMYRAMGQELPPVKRVLELNPEHPLVSGLNTAFEQRGAQDAELTETAELLYGTALLAEGGDLSDPARFAKLLADRLARTV from the coding sequence ATGAGCACCGAGACGCTGGAGTTCCAGGCCGAAGCGCGGCAGCTCCTGCAGTTGATGGTCCACTCGATCTACTCGAACAAGGACATCTTCCTGCGGGAACTGATCTCCAACGCCTCCGACGCCCTGGACAAGCGGCGTCTCGCCGGTCTCAAGGACGACCGTCTGCGGACCGACGACCTGCACGTCGACATCGCGGCGGACAAGGACGCCCGCACGCTCACCGTGCGGGACAACGGCATCGGCATGTCCCGCGACGACGTGGTGGGCCTGATCGGCACCATCGCCAGGTCCGGTACGGCCGAGACGCTGCGCCGCCTCCGGGAGAACAAGGAGCCGGCGGAGCTGATCGGCCAGTTCGGCGTCGGCTTCTACTCCGTCTTCATGGTCGCCGACAAGGTCAGCCTGCTCACGCGCAAGGCCGGCGAGGAGACCGGCGTGCGCTGGGAGTCGGACGGCGACGGCACGTACACGATCGAGACCGTCGAGGACGTGCCGGAGGGCACGTCGGTGACCGTTCACCTGCGTCCCGCCGACGAGGAGGACGCCCTCCACGACTACGCCGACGAATGGAAGATCCGGGAGATCGTCAAGCGGTACTCGGACTTCATCTCGTACCCCATCCGCATGGGGGACGAGACCCTGAACTCGATGAAGGCGCTGTGGGCACGGCCGCGTTCGGAGGTGAAGGACGAGGAGTACCGGGAGTTCTACCGGCACATCAGCCACGACTGGTCGGAGCCTCTCGACATCATCCGGATGAGGGCGGAGGGCACCTTCGAGTACGAGGCCCTGCTGTTCCTCCCGGCGCGCGCCCCGCACGACCTGTTCCAGCGCGACGCCCGCCACGGCGTCCAGCTCTACGTCAAGCGCGTGTTCATCATGGACGACAGCCGTGAGCTGCTGCCCGACCACCTCCGCTTCGTCAAGGGAGTCGTCGACGCCGCCGACCTGTCGCTGAACATCTCCCGCGAGATCCTCCAGCAGGACCGGCACATCCAGATGATCCGCCGTCGCCTCGCGAAGAAGGTCCTGTCGACCGTCAAGGACCTCATGCGCAACGACCCCGAGAAGTACCGCACGTTCTGGCGGGAGTTCGGCCGGGTGGTCAAGGAGGGACTGCTCGGCGCGCCCGAGGACCACAAGGCGATCCTCGACATCGCGTCGTTCGCCTCCACCGCGGGCGAGGAGCCGACCACCCTGTCCGAGTACGTCGCCCGGATGAAGGACGGCCAGGACAAAATCTACTTCATGACCGGCGAAAGCCGCGCGCAGATCGAGAACTCTCCGCACATGGAGGCGTTCCGGGCCAAGGAGTACGAGGTCCTGCTGCTCACCGACCCGGTCGACGAGATCTGGGTGGAGGCGGTGCGGGACTTCGAGGGCAAGGAGTTCCAGTCCGTCGCCCGCGGCGCGGTCGACCTGCCCTCCGGTGAGGAAGTGTCGCAGGAGCGGTCAGGCGCATACGCGGCACTGCTGACCTGGCTCAACGAGACGCTCGACGACGTGAAGGACGTCCGGCTGACGACGCGGCTGACCAGCTCACCGGCGTGCCTGGTCAACGACGCCGAGGGCCTCACGCCGACGCTGGAGAAGATGTACCGGGCGATGGGCCAGGAGCTGCCGCCGGTGAAGCGCGTCCTGGAGCTGAACCCGGAGCATCCGCTGGTCAGCGGGTTGAACACGGCGTTCGAGCAGCGCGGTGCGCAGGACGCGGAGCTGACCGAAACGGCGGAGCTGCTGTACGGCACGGCCCTCCTCGCGGAAGGCGGCGACCTGTCCGACCCGGCACGCTTCGCCAAGCTGCTCGCCGACCGACTGGCCCGGACCGTGTGA